GTTACTTTTTGAGTGCCGCTTGTCGCCTCGCCGCCTCCCCTTGCTCACCGATATGTAGAGTATCATACGCCTGCTGGGAGGTTTTGAAATGCCCTAATCCCTCATGTCCGTGCCAGTCGCCCTGAGTCATAATCGGATTCTTGAGTCCCGTTTCTGCCTCACGTTTCGCAATCCATCTCTGCATCCGTGTTTCGAGCCCGGCTACAACATCGGGATATATCTCGGCGAGGTTGTTGTTTTCATCGGGATCCTCAATGAGGTTGTACAATTCGACCGGCGGTTTGAAATGGAAATCCGGTTCTAGGGCGATAATCAACTTCCATTCCGGGGTGCGCCAGCCGTGCTTCCGCATCCAAGTACATTCTGTGATGTAAAACTCGCTTTCGTAGGAAGCGATCCCTCCCCGCACTAACCGCATCAAGCTCTCCCCATCAAATGTCATATCCGTCTCGATTTCTGCCAATTCAAGGATAGTCGGCACGAGTGCTTTATGCTGGTTAAAGCCGCTGATCCGTTTTCCGGCGGGAACTTTGCCGGGATAGCGGATAATTAACGGCACATGCAGGGTGACATCATAAATCCCATGGTGGTCGAACCAGCATTCATGGTCGTAAAGCGTCTCTCCGTGATCGCCGTTGATGATGACGATGGTTTCATCGAGGATACCGTGTGCTTCTAGGGCGTTGAAGATGGTTTGAATACAAGCGTCCATATAGGCAATCGCCCCATCATACTGGGCGATAATATAATCCTTGTCTGTGACGCCGGGCGGCATCCACCTCGCAAAATAGTCACAGAACGGCTTAAAGTCCATCACCGGCTCCATTGACTTGTTTGCCGGATCAAATTCGTTGCCATGATAGAACATCCGCTCGTAAGGGGGCGGTGGGAGGTATGGGGAATGCGGGTCCATGTGCCGTAAGAACAGGAGGAAAGGCTTTCCCCATTCTACGAGGCGGTCAAGTTCAGGGATTGTGACCTCGTTGAGGTTCTGCGCTTTAGGACTGGGGCGCTCTTCCCAACTCCCCCAGCCTGAATAATCCAAGTAGTTATCAAACCCACGCGAACTGGGGTTGCCGCTGAACCCGACACAGGTTGTCTCGTAACCAACTTCTCGAAGGATTTCGGGGAGGGGCTTGACTTCGGATCTGAGCGGACCTTTGTGTCGTAGTGCGACAACCTGTGTGCCAAAAACATCCATCCCTGTGAGCATTGACGCATAGGCACTGGTGGTCGGGATATGCGCGCTATAAGTACGTTCAAAGAGCGTTCCGTCCTGCGCAAACCGATCAATATGCGGTGTCGTGAGCCGGTGGTAGCCGTAACAGCTCATGTGGGTCGCAAGGAGAGAATCGATCCCCATCAGCACGATATTAGGATGTTTTGCCATAAGCGTCCGTGGTGCGGTAAATCACCGTCGCTCCTTAGCTTTGAGGCTATACAATACCTGCATCTCACACTTGGACAGCCTCATCTAAAGCCCGAATGTAGCCAATCGTCCAAGCAAGTCCGGAGGCAGAATCTCCGGCGATAGATGGGTAGTGTTCAGGGTAGATCTGCCCTTGATAGTTGATCTGCTTGAGTGCGCGGATCGAACCAACCATATCGACTTCGCCTGTACCAAAGGCAACCTCAAGGTAGCCGATATCTGCTAGACGCTTTTCGACTTCCGGTGAAATGTCACCCTCAACTTGTGTTACGACATCACGGATGTGGAACATGAAGATCTGA
This genomic interval from Candidatus Poribacteria bacterium contains the following:
- a CDS encoding sulfatase, which translates into the protein MAKHPNIVLMGIDSLLATHMSCYGYHRLTTPHIDRFAQDGTLFERTYSAHIPTTSAYASMLTGMDVFGTQVVALRHKGPLRSEVKPLPEILREVGYETTCVGFSGNPSSRGFDNYLDYSGWGSWEERPSPKAQNLNEVTIPELDRLVEWGKPFLLFLRHMDPHSPYLPPPPYERMFYHGNEFDPANKSMEPVMDFKPFCDYFARWMPPGVTDKDYIIAQYDGAIAYMDACIQTIFNALEAHGILDETIVIINGDHGETLYDHECWFDHHGIYDVTLHVPLIIRYPGKVPAGKRISGFNQHKALVPTILELAEIETDMTFDGESLMRLVRGGIASYESEFYITECTWMRKHGWRTPEWKLIIALEPDFHFKPPVELYNLIEDPDENNNLAEIYPDVVAGLETRMQRWIAKREAETGLKNPIMTQGDWHGHEGLGHFKTSQQAYDTLHIGEQGEAARRQAALKK